One Desulfovibrionales bacterium genomic region harbors:
- the tsf gene encoding translation elongation factor Ts — translation MEISANTIKELRDKTNAGIMDCKLALKECQGDMEKAIAYLRKKGLAVAVKRAGRAMTEGAVRAYIHAGGKIGVLVEVNCETDFVAKTDQFQEFVKNIAMHIAAANPIYLRREDVHAAVIEKEKEIYRAQAVETGKPEKILDKIVEGRLEKYYGEICLLEQKYVRDPDLTIQDVLNELITKTGENVSVRRFTRYQLGENGE, via the coding sequence GTGGAAATTTCGGCAAATACTATAAAGGAATTACGCGATAAGACCAATGCGGGCATTATGGATTGTAAGTTAGCCCTTAAGGAATGTCAGGGAGATATGGAAAAGGCAATTGCCTACCTTCGCAAAAAGGGATTGGCCGTGGCCGTTAAACGCGCTGGCCGGGCGATGACCGAAGGAGCTGTTCGGGCGTATATCCATGCCGGCGGCAAGATAGGCGTGTTGGTAGAAGTTAACTGTGAAACAGATTTTGTGGCCAAGACAGACCAATTCCAGGAATTTGTTAAGAATATAGCCATGCATATTGCTGCGGCCAATCCGATTTATCTACGCAGAGAGGATGTCCATGCCGCGGTAATAGAAAAAGAGAAGGAGATTTACCGCGCCCAGGCTGTTGAAACCGGAAAGCCGGAGAAGATCCTGGACAAGATAGTTGAAGGGCGACTAGAAAAATATTATGGTGAAATCTGCCTCTTGGAGCAGAAATATGTACGCGATCCCGACCTTACCATTCAGGATGTTTTAAATGAGTTAATAACCAAGACCGGAGAAAACGTATCTGTTCGACGTTTTACGCGGTATCAGCTCGGTGAAAATGGTGAATAG
- a CDS encoding isoprenyl transferase, producing the protein MLDPKKLPRHLAIIMDGNGRWAKSRSLPRIAGHRRGVESVREVVRTCREIGIKFLTLYAFSQENWQRPPGEVNALMGLLSDYLEKELAEMLANGISLRAIGEIKRLPRPVYEVLLRTVKQTESNQDMVLTLALSYSGRDEIVRAVREIARRVNQGALLPDEISEGYISQTLDTAAAGLPDPDFLIRTSGEYRLSNFLLWQMAYTENYITDVLWPDFRREDLVRALLDYQERERRFGLTSEQIKGAYAAP; encoded by the coding sequence TTGTTAGATCCAAAAAAATTGCCCCGGCACTTAGCCATAATCATGGATGGAAATGGACGCTGGGCGAAATCGCGTTCTTTGCCTCGGATTGCCGGTCACCGGCGAGGTGTTGAATCTGTGCGCGAGGTAGTCCGGACTTGTCGGGAGATAGGGATTAAGTTTCTTACCTTATATGCCTTTTCTCAGGAAAACTGGCAACGCCCGCCAGGTGAAGTCAATGCCCTTATGGGTCTCCTTTCTGATTACTTAGAAAAAGAACTGGCGGAGATGCTTGCCAACGGGATATCGCTAAGGGCTATCGGGGAGATAAAAAGACTTCCCCGGCCTGTTTATGAGGTCTTGTTGCGTACGGTTAAACAAACAGAGTCTAATCAGGATATGGTTCTCACCCTGGCATTAAGTTACAGCGGTCGTGATGAGATCGTGCGTGCCGTGCGGGAGATCGCGCGCAGGGTAAACCAGGGTGCCCTGCTACCGGATGAAATAAGCGAAGGATATATAAGCCAGACCCTGGATACCGCCGCCGCCGGACTGCCTGATCCGGACTTCCTTATAAGAACAAGCGGAGAATATCGCTTAAGCAATTTTCTCCTCTGGCAAATGGCCTATACGGAAAACTATATCACCGACGTCCTATGGCCGGACTTTCGTAGAGAGGACCTCGTAAGGGCCCTCCTGGATTACCAGGAAAGAGAGCGGCGTTTTGGCCTGACCAGTGAACAGATTAAAGGCGCCTATGCAGCACCTTAA
- the pyrH gene encoding UMP kinase produces the protein MMTPKYKRVLLKLSGEALLGGQSFGISHDVLTFISEEIKEIMGLGVQLAVVIGGGNIFRGIAGASQGMDRASADYMGMLATVINALALQDALEKKGVQTRVQTAIEMREVAEPYIRRRSIRHLEKGRVVIFGAGTGNPYFTTDTTAALRAMEIHADVILKATRVDGVYDRDPLKDKKARMFRNLTYLDVLQKKLRVMDATAISLAMDHQKPIIIFNIQKKGNIKKAIFGKPVGTTVQGAEP, from the coding sequence CTGATGACCCCCAAGTATAAACGAGTCTTGCTAAAATTAAGCGGTGAGGCCCTGTTGGGCGGTCAATCATTTGGCATAAGCCACGATGTCCTGACTTTTATCTCCGAAGAGATTAAAGAGATAATGGGACTGGGCGTACAACTGGCGGTGGTCATTGGCGGCGGCAATATCTTTCGGGGCATAGCCGGCGCTTCCCAGGGTATGGACAGGGCTTCTGCTGACTATATGGGCATGTTGGCTACGGTGATAAATGCCCTGGCTCTGCAGGATGCCCTGGAAAAAAAAGGCGTCCAGACCCGGGTGCAGACCGCTATTGAGATGCGGGAAGTAGCCGAACCCTACATAAGACGGCGCTCAATCCGGCATCTGGAAAAAGGAAGGGTGGTTATATTCGGAGCCGGTACCGGTAACCCCTATTTTACCACGGACACCACCGCCGCCCTCCGCGCCATGGAGATTCACGCCGATGTTATTCTTAAGGCCACGCGAGTGGACGGGGTCTATGACCGGGACCCTCTTAAAGATAAAAAGGCCAGGATGTTTCGCAACTTGACTTACCTGGATGTATTGCAGAAAAAATTACGCGTTATGGATGCCACGGCTATTTCTTTAGCTATGGATCATCAAAAGCCTATAATAATCTTTAATATTCAAAAAAAGGGGAATATTAAGAAAGCTATTTTTGGAAAACCGGTCGGAACAACAGTGCAGGGCGCCGAACCATGA
- the argJ gene encoding bifunctional glutamate N-acetyltransferase/amino-acid acetyltransferase ArgJ, whose protein sequence is MGKNNQQIKGFLFSATGASIKKPGRLDVGLIYAEKPAVAAGVFTRNRVKAAPVIISRERLRRGAAQAILVNSGNANACTGEQGLEDARESARVLAKHLEIKEKLALVASTGVIGQFLPMERIKGAIPPLAQSLAPNRLAEVSRAILTTDKMPKTAFREGNIDGVPIRMAAIAKGAGMIMPQMATMLCFVMTDAAIRADALRASLHRAVSLSFNRITVDGDMSTNDSVIILASGEANNKRIDIDDSAGRGVFEKLLGELLIDLARRIVRDGEGATKLVEVRVTGAGTVGEARKAAYAVANSNLVKTALFGEDANWGRIMAALGRSGVPMDPGRVSVAINTFPLVKNGLGCGPEAEMAATGAMRQEEFILRIDLDRGPCDFNVWTCDLSADYVRINASYRS, encoded by the coding sequence GTGGGAAAAAATAACCAGCAGATAAAAGGCTTTTTATTTTCGGCTACCGGGGCCTCCATCAAAAAGCCGGGGCGTTTGGACGTAGGGCTGATTTATGCCGAGAAGCCGGCCGTGGCGGCGGGCGTATTTACCAGAAATCGCGTCAAGGCTGCGCCGGTCATCATAAGTCGGGAGCGCCTGCGTCGGGGAGCGGCTCAGGCCATCCTTGTAAACAGCGGGAACGCTAATGCCTGTACCGGAGAGCAGGGGCTGGAGGATGCCCGGGAGTCGGCGCGTGTTCTGGCAAAACATTTGGAGATAAAAGAAAAACTGGCGCTGGTGGCCTCGACCGGCGTTATCGGTCAGTTCCTGCCTATGGAGAGGATTAAAGGGGCCATTCCCCCCCTGGCGCAGTCCCTTGCGCCGAACCGCCTGGCTGAGGTCAGCCGGGCTATCCTGACTACAGATAAGATGCCTAAGACAGCCTTTCGCGAAGGTAATATCGACGGCGTTCCCATCCGTATGGCGGCTATAGCCAAGGGGGCAGGGATGATTATGCCGCAGATGGCGACCATGCTCTGTTTTGTCATGACCGACGCCGCCATAAGGGCCGATGCCCTGAGGGCATCTTTGCATCGCGCGGTTTCGCTGTCTTTTAACCGGATCACGGTAGATGGAGATATGAGCACTAACGATTCGGTGATAATCCTGGCCAGTGGCGAAGCCAATAATAAGCGCATAGATATTGACGATTCTGCGGGCAGAGGCGTTTTTGAAAAGCTGCTGGGCGAGCTTCTTATAGACCTGGCCAGGAGGATCGTACGGGATGGCGAGGGAGCCACAAAGCTGGTGGAGGTTCGTGTCACCGGCGCCGGCACTGTTGGCGAGGCCCGTAAGGCCGCTTACGCCGTGGCTAATTCCAACCTGGTAAAGACAGCGCTGTTTGGGGAAGACGCTAACTGGGGGCGGATTATGGCCGCTCTGGGAAGGTCCGGTGTCCCCATGGATCCGGGGAGGGTGAGCGTTGCTATAAACACGTTCCCCCTGGTTAAAAACGGCCTGGGCTGCGGACCGGAGGCAGAAATGGCGGCTACCGGGGCTATGCGTCAGGAAGAATTTATCCTGCGCATAGACCTGGACAGAGGTCCTTGTGATTTTAACGTCTGGACATGCGACCTGTCAGCGGATTATGTGCGTATAAATGCTTCATATCGCAGCTGA
- the rpsB gene encoding 30S ribosomal protein S2: MSYVTMKQLLEAGVHFGHQTRRWNPKMKPYIFGTRNGIYIIDLQKTVQLFKTAYDFVVQATTGGKPVLFVGTKKQAQESIAEEANRCGMFYVNSRWLGGTLTNFQTIRKSIDRLKTLEAMKEDGSIHRFKKKEILQMEKEIVKLEKSLGGIKEMGKLPGALFVVDPRKEYIAITEARKLGIPVVAIVDTNCDPDGIDYLIPGNDDAIRAIRLLTSRIADACLEGKGRLEEALQAVTDKTAAETESVGLTGDTGPQEELLPASAEDEG, from the coding sequence ATGTCTTATGTTACCATGAAACAATTATTGGAAGCCGGGGTCCACTTTGGTCACCAGACCAGGCGGTGGAATCCCAAGATGAAACCTTACATTTTTGGCACTAGAAACGGCATTTATATTATTGACCTGCAAAAGACCGTGCAATTATTCAAGACTGCTTACGATTTTGTTGTGCAGGCGACGACCGGGGGAAAACCTGTTTTATTTGTGGGGACAAAGAAACAGGCCCAGGAGTCTATTGCAGAAGAGGCCAACCGCTGCGGTATGTTTTATGTGAACAGTCGCTGGTTGGGCGGCACCCTAACTAATTTCCAGACTATCCGTAAAAGCATCGACCGCCTTAAGACTCTGGAAGCCATGAAGGAGGATGGAAGCATCCATCGTTTTAAAAAGAAAGAAATCCTTCAAATGGAGAAGGAGATTGTTAAATTAGAAAAATCACTGGGGGGTATCAAAGAGATGGGAAAATTGCCCGGGGCCCTCTTTGTGGTTGATCCCAGGAAGGAGTATATCGCCATAACCGAGGCCCGAAAGCTGGGCATTCCTGTTGTTGCTATAGTTGATACTAATTGTGATCCCGACGGTATTGATTACCTGATACCCGGAAATGATGATGCGATAAGGGCTATCAGGCTTCTCACCTCACGAATAGCCGATGCCTGCTTAGAAGGCAAGGGGCGTTTAGAGGAGGCCCTTCAGGCCGTAACTGATAAGACTGCGGCGGAGACCGAGTCGGTAGGGTTGACAGGGGATACTGGGCCACAAGAAGAATTGTTACCGGCCTCGGCAGAGGATGAAGGTTAA
- the frr gene encoding ribosome recycling factor, translating to MKDEVLKDLKAKMEKTIEVFKHELARMRTGRASVSLFDGIKVDYYGSMLPLSQVASLTVPEPRLITIQPWDTNALANIERAILKSELGLTPANDGKIIRIAIPPLTEERRKEIVKLVKKTTEEYRVILRNIRRDANEELKGLKKEKIISEDEAFAVQEEVQKITDNYIKKVEQLYAEKEKEILAF from the coding sequence ATGAAGGACGAAGTCTTAAAAGATTTAAAGGCTAAAATGGAAAAGACCATTGAGGTCTTTAAACATGAGCTGGCCAGGATGCGTACCGGAAGGGCATCTGTTTCCCTCTTTGACGGCATTAAAGTGGACTATTATGGCTCCATGTTGCCGCTTAGCCAGGTGGCCTCTCTTACTGTGCCGGAACCCAGGCTTATTACTATTCAGCCCTGGGATACCAATGCCCTGGCCAATATTGAGCGGGCCATACTTAAATCAGAACTGGGGTTGACACCGGCAAATGACGGGAAAATTATACGGATAGCCATACCGCCTCTTACAGAAGAACGGCGGAAAGAGATCGTTAAATTGGTTAAAAAAACCACCGAGGAATACCGGGTTATCCTTCGGAATATACGCCGCGATGCCAACGAAGAACTTAAGGGTTTAAAAAAAGAAAAGATAATTTCAGAGGATGAAGCCTTTGCCGTGCAGGAAGAGGTACAAAAGATAACAGATAATTATATTAAAAAAGTGGAGCAGCTTTACGCTGAAAAGGAGAAAGAGATATTGGCATTTTAA